A part of Melittangium boletus DSM 14713 genomic DNA contains:
- a CDS encoding M4 family metallopeptidase produces MVRTPRFLAAALLALPLAACEVDNTQLPENEQKVDSLGDIHAALAALPAAQVAGAELDGTPYMITGKLGVASGAVQGLAANSSGRLSQALPGIASVFRVNAADLIAKRSRTDEQGVTHVRYGQTKNGLPVVNEELIVHIGADNTIIAANGTARDGEIVSAKARISEEAAKVAALDSTAGRHIELEGMRLVYVRSPVDGLLKLAYEATVVGEARDEMPIRELVYVSAQDGAIVTRHSKIHTAINRAVYTASNRTSLPGTLKRSEGGAATGDAHVDGNYDALGGTYNCYKNNFNRDSLDNRGAQLKSTVHYSSNYVNAFWNGSQMVYGDGNGTDSGMLGLSADVTTHELTHAVTENESNLTYSGESGGLNEAMSDIFGAYCESYASGTWATTNAVFMVGDDIWTPATPGDALRYMYDPAKDGVSLDYWTSSAGSKDVHYSSGIANLAFTLLSRGGTHPRGKSTTAVTGIGVQKAGAIYYKANSEYFTASTNYTQAKTYLEQAATALYGAGSAEVASVTASLVAVGVGAPVTPPTGQLVQTNLSASSGSSLSYYLDVPASKASTFTITGGSGDADLYVRAGSAPTTSTYDCRPYKSGNEESCSIAAKTSATRVYVMIRAYSTFSGLTLVGKY; encoded by the coding sequence TTGGTTCGCACCCCCCGTTTCCTCGCCGCCGCGTTGCTCGCCCTTCCCCTCGCCGCTTGCGAGGTCGACAACACCCAGCTGCCCGAGAACGAGCAGAAGGTCGATTCTCTCGGTGACATCCACGCCGCTCTCGCGGCGCTGCCCGCCGCGCAGGTTGCCGGCGCGGAGCTGGACGGTACCCCCTACATGATCACCGGCAAGCTGGGCGTGGCCAGCGGCGCGGTGCAGGGCCTGGCCGCCAACTCCAGCGGCCGCCTGAGCCAGGCGCTGCCCGGAATCGCCTCGGTGTTCCGCGTCAACGCCGCGGACCTCATCGCCAAGCGCTCGCGCACGGACGAGCAGGGCGTCACCCACGTGCGCTACGGCCAGACGAAGAATGGCCTGCCCGTGGTGAACGAGGAGCTCATCGTCCACATCGGCGCGGACAACACCATCATCGCCGCCAACGGCACGGCGCGTGACGGGGAGATTGTCTCCGCCAAGGCGCGCATCTCGGAGGAGGCCGCCAAGGTCGCCGCCCTGGACAGCACCGCGGGCCGTCACATCGAGCTGGAGGGCATGCGCCTGGTGTACGTGCGCTCGCCCGTGGATGGTCTGCTCAAGCTGGCCTACGAGGCCACCGTCGTCGGCGAGGCCCGTGACGAGATGCCCATCCGCGAGCTCGTGTACGTGAGCGCCCAGGACGGCGCCATCGTCACCCGTCACTCCAAGATTCACACCGCCATCAACCGCGCCGTGTACACGGCCAGCAACCGGACGAGCCTGCCCGGTACGCTCAAGCGCTCCGAGGGCGGAGCGGCCACGGGTGACGCGCACGTCGACGGCAACTACGACGCGCTGGGTGGCACCTACAACTGCTACAAGAACAACTTCAACCGTGACTCGCTCGACAACAGGGGCGCGCAGCTCAAGAGCACGGTGCACTACAGCAGCAACTACGTGAACGCCTTCTGGAACGGCAGCCAGATGGTGTACGGCGACGGCAACGGCACGGACTCGGGCATGCTGGGCCTGTCGGCGGACGTGACCACGCACGAGCTCACCCACGCGGTGACCGAGAACGAGTCCAACCTGACGTACTCGGGCGAGTCCGGTGGCCTCAACGAGGCGATGAGCGACATCTTCGGCGCCTACTGCGAGAGCTACGCCTCGGGCACCTGGGCCACCACCAACGCGGTGTTCATGGTGGGCGACGACATCTGGACGCCGGCCACCCCGGGTGACGCGCTCCGCTACATGTACGACCCGGCGAAGGACGGCGTGTCGCTGGACTACTGGACCAGCAGCGCGGGCAGCAAGGACGTGCACTACAGCTCGGGCATCGCCAACCTGGCCTTCACGCTGCTCTCGCGTGGTGGCACGCACCCGCGCGGCAAGTCGACCACGGCCGTGACGGGCATTGGCGTGCAGAAGGCCGGCGCCATCTACTACAAGGCCAACTCGGAGTACTTCACCGCCTCCACCAACTACACCCAGGCCAAGACGTACCTGGAGCAGGCCGCCACGGCGCTCTACGGCGCGGGCTCGGCGGAAGTGGCCTCGGTGACGGCCTCCCTGGTCGCGGTGGGCGTCGGCGCTCCCGTCACGCCTCCGACCGGTCAGCTCGTCCAGACCAACCTGAGCGCGTCCTCGGGCTCCTCGCTGAGCTACTACCTGGACGTGCCGGCCTCCAAGGCCTCCACCTTCACCATCACCGGTGGCTCGGGTGACGCGGACCTGTACGTGAGGGCGGGCTCGGCGCCGACCACCTCCACCTACGACTGCCGCCCCTACAAGTCCGGCAACGAGGAGAGCTGCTCCATCGCGGCCAAGACGTCGGCCACCCGCGTCTACGTGATGATCCGCGCCTACAGCACCTTCTCGGGCCTGACGCTGGTCGGCAAGTACTAG
- the corA gene encoding magnesium/cobalt transporter CorA, with product MLQVLLLNDGLVLSGGEELLDRPGRKWIDILQPTEEVMKRLGERYGLHRLAIEDCLHLDQRPKLEEYPNHQFIVLQGFSANPQNVCELTLHEHHFFLGPDWLISVHELPFPGMEAVHQRARAEPEASLGRGVDVLLYLLADALVDGNFPILDRFNDELEDLESSIFENAQPEHLQRIFALKRALVMVRRVLSPQRDVLGLLSRRGIPNVSERTAPYFRDVYDHLVRLYEQIDSGRDLLGNVMDGYLSMMANRTNDITKQLTIFSTIFLPLSFITGFFGQNFDFLSRHTFFWLMMVSVVALPVGLMFWFKRKRWI from the coding sequence ATGCTCCAGGTTTTGCTCTTGAACGATGGTCTCGTCCTCTCGGGCGGCGAGGAACTACTCGATCGGCCCGGCCGCAAGTGGATCGACATCCTCCAGCCCACCGAAGAAGTGATGAAGCGGCTCGGAGAGCGCTACGGCCTGCACCGTCTGGCCATCGAGGACTGCCTCCACCTGGACCAGCGGCCCAAGCTCGAGGAGTACCCGAACCACCAGTTCATCGTGCTCCAGGGCTTCTCCGCGAACCCTCAGAACGTGTGCGAGCTGACGTTGCACGAGCACCACTTCTTCCTCGGTCCGGACTGGCTCATCAGCGTCCATGAGTTGCCCTTTCCAGGAATGGAGGCCGTCCACCAGCGCGCGCGGGCCGAGCCCGAGGCGAGCCTGGGCCGGGGCGTGGACGTGCTGCTGTACCTGCTGGCGGACGCGCTGGTGGACGGCAACTTCCCCATCCTCGACCGCTTCAACGACGAGCTGGAGGACCTGGAGTCCTCCATCTTCGAGAACGCCCAGCCCGAGCACCTGCAGCGCATCTTCGCGCTCAAGCGCGCCCTGGTGATGGTGCGCCGGGTGCTCTCGCCCCAGCGGGACGTGCTGGGCCTGCTGTCCCGGCGGGGCATCCCCAACGTGAGCGAGCGCACCGCGCCGTACTTCCGCGACGTGTACGATCACCTGGTGCGGCTGTACGAGCAGATCGACTCCGGACGGGATCTGCTGGGCAACGTGATGGACGGCTACCTGTCCATGATGGCCAACCGCACCAATGACATCACCAAGCAGCTCACCATCTTCTCCACCATCTTCCTGCCCCTGTCGTTCATCACGGGCTTTTTCGGACAGAACTTCGACTTCCTGTCCCGCCATACCTTCTTCTGGCTGATGATGGTGTCGGTGGTGGCCCTGCCCGTGGGGCTGATGTTCTGGTTCAAGCGCAAGCGGTGGATCTAA